From a region of the Phaseolus vulgaris cultivar G19833 chromosome 6, P. vulgaris v2.0, whole genome shotgun sequence genome:
- the LOC137831728 gene encoding NADPH-dependent aldehyde reductase 1, chloroplastic-like isoform X2, protein MASTEYRFPPQKQYTQPGKEYLMNPPPQYSTPDYKPSNKLQGKIAVITGGDSGIGRAVCNLFSLEGATVIFTYVEGQEDIDAKETLEIIRNAKTADAKDPMAIPVNLGYEENCKRVVDEVVSAYGCIDILVNNAAVQFQSDSLEEIDDKRLHMVFRTNIFSYFFMTKYALKHMKEGSGIINTTSVVAYEGHATLVDYASTKGAIVGFTRSLALQLVRKGIRVNGVAPGPIWTPLQVASFTEEQIVVFGSDTTMKRAGQPIEVAPSYVFLASNQCSSYITGQVLHPNGGSIVNT, encoded by the exons ATGGCTTCCACTGAATACAGGTTTCCCCCTCAGAAGCAATACACACAGCCTGGCAAAGAGTATCTCATGAATCCACCACCGCAATATAGCACTCCAGATTACAAACCATCAAATAAACTTCAA GGGAAGATAGCTGTAATAACTGGAGGTGACTCTGGAATTGGACGAGCCGTGTGCAACTTGTTCTCATTAGAGGGTGCTACTGTCATCTTCACCTATGTGGAGGGACAGGAAGACATAGATGCCAAAGAAACACTTGAAATTATCAGAAATGCTAAAACTGCAGATGCCAAAGATCCAATGGCTATACCAGTTAATTTGGGTTATGAAGAGAATTGCAAGAGAGTGGTGGATGAGGTGGTTAGTGCTTATGGCTGCATTGACATCTTGGTCAACAACGCAGCTGTGCAGTTCCAAAGTGATTCATTGGAAGAGATTGATGATAAAAGACTCCACATGGTTTTCCGAACCAATATCTTTTCCTACTTCTTCATGACCAA ATATGCTCTGAAGCACATGAAGGAAGGAAGTGGCATCATCAACACAACATCAGTGGTTGCATATGAAGGACACGCAACCCTAGTGGACTATGCATCGACAAAGGGTGCCATTGTAGGGTTTACAAGATCCTTGGCACTTCAGCTTGTGAGGAAGGGAATACGTGTGAATGGCGTTGCTCCAGGACCTATCTGGACTCCATTACAAGTAGCAAGTTTTACAGAAGAACAAATTGTGGTATTTGGTTCAGATACAACAATGAAAAGAGCTGGGCAACCTATTGAAGTTGCTCCTTCTTATGTGTTTCTTGCTTCCAACCAATGCTCCTCTTACATAACTGGCCAAGTCCTCCACCCAAACG GTGGAAGCATTGTGAATACCTAA
- the LOC137831725 gene encoding sugar transporter ERD6-like 5 isoform X2: MNLSHLSSASHRMQNMDSKTTEPNDFSSPLLPTSYGAHDVGVDFLDKRHNGASSVPTTLILTTLVAVFGSYVFGSAIGYSSPTQSGIMRDLNLGVAQYSIFGSILTIGAMIGAVVSGRIADYAGRRVAMGFSQIFCILGWLAITFSKTAWWLYVGRLLIGCGIGLLSYAVPVYVAEITPKNLRGAFTAVHQLMISCGMSLTYLVGAFVNWRILALIGIIPCLVQLLSLPFITDSPRWLAKVGRLRESDSALQHLRGKNADVYQEATEIRDYTEAFQKQTEASIIGLFRMQYLKSLIVGVGLMILQQFGGINGIVFYANSIFISAGFSESIGTVAMVAVKIPMTTLGVLLMDKSGRRPLLLVSALGTCLGCFLAAVSFILQDLHQWKGVSPIMALVGVLVYVGSYSIGMGAIPWVIMSEIFPINVKGSAGSLVTLVSWLCSWIVSYAFNFLMNWSSAGTFFIFSTICGFTVLFVAKLVPETKGRTLEEIQASLSSYSSSKK; this comes from the exons ATGAACCTTTCTCATCTTTCCTCTGCTTCTCATAGAATGCAAAACATGGATAGCAAAACCACTGAACCAAACGATTTTTCAAGCCCTCTTCTCCCTACAAGTTATGGTGCCCATGATGTTGGCGTTGACTTTCTGGATAAGAGGCATAACGGAGCTTCTTCCGTTCCAACTACTCTTATACTCACCACCCTCGTTGCTGTTTTTGGTTCCTACGTTTTTGGCTCTGCT ATTGGGTATTCATCGCCTACTCAATCTGGAATCATGCGTGATCTCAATCTCGGAGTGGCTCAG TACTCAATTTTTGGTTCGATATTGACCATTGGAGCTATGATCGGTGCTGTTGTTAGTGGTAGAATAGCAGATTATGCAGGTCGTCGAGTT GCCATGGGGTTCTCTCAGATTTTCTGCATCTTGGGATGGTTGGCCATAACATTCTCAAAG ACTGCTTGGTGGCTTTATGTTGGAAGACTGTTGATAGGATGTGGGATTGGCCTTCTATCTTATGCG GTACCTGTTTATGTAGCAGAAATAACACCCAAGAATCTTCGAGGGGCATTCACCGCAGTTCATCAG TTAATGATTAGTTGTGGGATGTCATTAACTTATCTTGTCGGAGCATTTGTCAATTGGAGGATCTTGGCTCTAATAG GAATTATTCCATGCCTTGTGCAGCTTCTCAGTCTGCCCTTCATTACTGATTCTCCCAGGTGGCTG GCCAAGGTGGGTCGGTTAAGAGAGAGTGATTCTGCTTTACAGCACCTCAGGGGTAAGAATGCTGATGTTTATCAAGAGGCCACTGAAATTAGA GATTATACCGAAGCCTTTCAGAAGCAAACAGAAGCTAGCATCATTGGCTTATTCCGAATGCAATATTTGAAGTCACTTATC GTAGGAGTCGGCTTGATGATACTTCAACAGTTTGGAGGGATTAATGGCATTGTTTTTTATGCAAACTCTATATTTATATCTGCTG GGTTTTCGGAAAGTATTGGAACAGTAGCAATGGTTGCCGTCAAG ATTCCAATGACAACTTTAGGAGTACTTCTAATGGATAAATCTGGAAGAAGACCACTTCTGCTG GTATCTGCATTGGGAACATGCTTAGGATGCTTCCTGGCAGCCGTGTCGTTCATCTTGCAG GACTTGCATCAATGGAAGGGAGTTAGCCCCATTATGGCCCTAGTGGGTGTACTG GTATATGTGGGATCTTACTCTATAGGCATGGGAGCAATTCCATGGGTTATAATGTCTGAG aTATTTCCCATCAACGTGAAGGGTTCTGCTGGAAGCCTTGTGACTTTGGTTAGCTGGTTGTGTTCTTGGATTGTATCATATGCTTTTAACTTCCTCATGAATTGGAGTTCAGCAG GAACTTTCTTCATCTTCTCCACCATATGTGGCTTCACTGTGCTATTCGTAGCAAAACTTGTACCAGAAACCAAGGGGCGAACATTAGAAGAAATTCAAGCTTCTTTGAGTTCATATTCTTCTTCAAAGAAATGA
- the LOC137831731 gene encoding small ribosomal subunit protein uS11, translating to MSRRKVREPKEENVTLGPAVRDGEHVFGVARIFASFNDTFIHVTDLSGRETLVRITGGMKVKADRDESSPYAAMLAAQDVAARCKELGITALHIRLRATGGNKTKTPGPGAQSALRALARSGMKIGRIEDVTPIPSDSTRRKSGRRGRRL from the exons ATG TCGAGGAGAAAGGTTAGAGAgccaaaagaagaaaatgtgaCTCTTGGTCCAGCTGTTAGAGACGGCGAACATGTCTTTGGCGTCGCTCGCATCTTTGCCTCCTTCAACGACACCTTCATT CATGTCACTGATTTGTCTGGGAGGGAAACACTTGTCCGCATCACTG GTGGGATGAAGGTTAAAGCTGATAGAGATGAATCATCTCCCTATGCTGCTATGCTTGCAGCACAGGATGTTGCTGCCAGATGCAAG GAACTGGGCATAACTGCTCTTCATATCAGGCTTCGCGCCACTGGTGGAAACAAGACAAAGACACCTGGTCCTGGTGCTCAATCAGCTCTTAGAGCCCTTGCTCGTTCAGGGATGAAAATTGGCCGCATag AGGATGTGACTCCCATTCCTTCCGACAGCACACGTAGAAAGAGTGGAAGGAGGGGCAGAAGGCTTTAA
- the LOC137831728 gene encoding NADPH-dependent aldehyde reductase 1, chloroplastic-like isoform X1 encodes MASTEYRFPPQKQYTQPGKEYLMNPPPQYSTPDYKPSNKLQIFTPRAPFSSRSSGITDSNGTCRRHSTIKSGKIAVITGGDSGIGRAVCNLFSLEGATVIFTYVEGQEDIDAKETLEIIRNAKTADAKDPMAIPVNLGYEENCKRVVDEVVSAYGCIDILVNNAAVQFQSDSLEEIDDKRLHMVFRTNIFSYFFMTKYALKHMKEGSGIINTTSVVAYEGHATLVDYASTKGAIVGFTRSLALQLVRKGIRVNGVAPGPIWTPLQVASFTEEQIVVFGSDTTMKRAGQPIEVAPSYVFLASNQCSSYITGQVLHPNGGSIVNT; translated from the exons ATGGCTTCCACTGAATACAGGTTTCCCCCTCAGAAGCAATACACACAGCCTGGCAAAGAGTATCTCATGAATCCACCACCGCAATATAGCACTCCAGATTACAAACCATCAAATAAACTTCAA ATATTCACTCCTCGAGCTCCTTTCTCCTCTCGATCATCCGGTATCACAGACTCGAatggtacctgcagaagacactcgacgatcaagtca GGGAAGATAGCTGTAATAACTGGAGGTGACTCTGGAATTGGACGAGCCGTGTGCAACTTGTTCTCATTAGAGGGTGCTACTGTCATCTTCACCTATGTGGAGGGACAGGAAGACATAGATGCCAAAGAAACACTTGAAATTATCAGAAATGCTAAAACTGCAGATGCCAAAGATCCAATGGCTATACCAGTTAATTTGGGTTATGAAGAGAATTGCAAGAGAGTGGTGGATGAGGTGGTTAGTGCTTATGGCTGCATTGACATCTTGGTCAACAACGCAGCTGTGCAGTTCCAAAGTGATTCATTGGAAGAGATTGATGATAAAAGACTCCACATGGTTTTCCGAACCAATATCTTTTCCTACTTCTTCATGACCAA ATATGCTCTGAAGCACATGAAGGAAGGAAGTGGCATCATCAACACAACATCAGTGGTTGCATATGAAGGACACGCAACCCTAGTGGACTATGCATCGACAAAGGGTGCCATTGTAGGGTTTACAAGATCCTTGGCACTTCAGCTTGTGAGGAAGGGAATACGTGTGAATGGCGTTGCTCCAGGACCTATCTGGACTCCATTACAAGTAGCAAGTTTTACAGAAGAACAAATTGTGGTATTTGGTTCAGATACAACAATGAAAAGAGCTGGGCAACCTATTGAAGTTGCTCCTTCTTATGTGTTTCTTGCTTCCAACCAATGCTCCTCTTACATAACTGGCCAAGTCCTCCACCCAAACG GTGGAAGCATTGTGAATACCTAA
- the LOC137831726 gene encoding sugar transporter ERD6-like 5: protein MGFKGSEASQFSTPLLSTGEDGIDSHGNEKNEASSMPFTLVFTAISATIGSYVFGYALGYSSPAQYGIVHDLHLSVAEYSTFGSILTIGAIVGATLSGRIADYMGRRLAMGLSEVFCILGSVMIAFSKVVWWLYIGRMLIGCGVGIISYVVPVYIAEITPKNLRGAFTEGHLLMTCCGLSLTYLIGAFLNWRILAVIGTVPCIVQLLTLPFIPDSPRWLAKVGRMKESESALQRLRGKHADIYQEATEIREYTEALQQHAEAGSIIVLFESQYLKTLTIGVGLMILQQFAGISGILFYTNSIFISAGFSDSIGTIAVGVFKVSFSTLGVLLMDKCGRRPLLMVSATGACVGSFLTAISFSLKDLQEWKAISPIIALVGVLLYMGLFSLGLSGIPSIIMSEIFPINVKGTAGSLVILVNWTCSLIVAYTFNFLMSWSAPGTFFLFSGICGITVVFVTKLVPETKGRTLEEIQASLNGTYVK from the exons ATGGGCTTCAAAGGCAGTGAAGCAAGCCAATTTTCAACTCCTCTGCTGTCCACAGGCGAAGATGGAATTGATTCCCATGGAAATGAGAAAAATGAAGCTTCTTCGATGCCATTTACACTTGTTTTCACTGCCATTTCTGCTACAATTGGTTCCTACGTTTTTGGGTATGCT CTCGGATATTCATCCCCTGCTCAGTATGGAATCGTGCATGACCTGCATCTCTCTGTCGCCGAG TACTCAACTTTTGGTTCAATATTGACCATTGGAGCGATTGTTGGTGCCACTTTAAGTGGTAGAATAGCAGATTACATGGGTCGTCGATTG GCTATGGGTTTGTCGGAGGTTTTCTGCATCTTGGGATCAGTTATGATAGCATTCTCAAAG GTTGTTTGGTGGCTTTATATCGGAAGAATGTTGATAGGATGTGGGGTTGGCATCATATCTTATGTG GTTCCAGTCTACATAGCAGAAATAACACCCAAGAATCTCAGAGGAGCATTTACTGAAGGTCATCTG TTAATGACTTGTTGTGGGTTGTCATTGACTTATCTTATTGGCGCATTTTTGAATTGGCGGATTTTGGCAGTGATTG GAACTGTTCCTTGTATTGTGCAGCTTCTGACTCTGCCCTTCATCCCTGATTCACCCAGGTGGCTG GCTAAGGTTGGTCGGATGAAAGAGAGTGAGTCTGCTTTACAGCGCTTAAGGGGAAAGCATGCTGATATTTATCAAGAGGCCACTGAAATCAGA GAGTACACAGAAGCCCTTCAGCAACACGCAGAAGCTGGCAGTATTATTGTCTTATTTGAGTCGCAGTATTTGAAGACACTTACT ATAGGTGTAGGCTTGATGATACTACAACAGTTTGCAGGGATTAGTGGCATTCTTTTCTATACAAATTCTATATTTATCTCTGCTG GATTTTCAGACTCTATTGGAACAATAGCAGTGGGTGTTTTTAAG GTCTCATTTTCAACTTTAGGAGTACTTCTGATGGATAAGTGTGGAAGACGACCACTTTTAATG GTTTCTGCTACAGGAGCATGCGTAGGAAGCTTCCTGACAGCCATATCATTCTCGTTGAAG GATTTACAGGAATGGAAGGCAATAAGTCCCATTATAGCGCTTGTTGGTGTATTG TTATATATGGGATTGTTCTCGCTAGGCTTGTCTGGAATTCCGTCCATTATAATGTCTGAG atatTTCCCATTAATGTGAAGGGCACTGCTGGAAGCTTAGTAATCTTGGTTAACTGGACATGTTCTTTGATTGTTGCATATACTTTTAACTTTCTCATGAGTTGGAGTGCACCAG GAACATTCTTCTTGTTCTCTGGCATATGTGGCATCACTGTTGTTTTCGTAACAAAACTAGTACCAGAGACCAAGGGACGTACACTAGAGGAAATTCAAGCTTCTTTGAATGGCACCTACGTAAAATAA